The Metabacillus litoralis genome contains a region encoding:
- a CDS encoding alpha/beta fold hydrolase, with translation MIVHFKDSQLFYETYGEGHPILILHAMGTDHRSMTAWIEPIFHNMKGFQRIYIDIPAHGKSKIGKSLKSTQDFLDIILSFIETELKVHTFSLVGHSYGGYLAQGIFSRKRDSVKSLCLLAPAIHKKERTLPIKVVREVDEDVLKTIDPEVRGAINTLLVYQTKENIESFLRTIQPGRLLADREFLLSNWREEGYYLKNDPFSDMNNLHTPTLFILGKQDSICGYRDYLPFLDMFSNLSFSVLDQAGHLMTIEKRAVVQSLFKDWLLSSKLKKEISE, from the coding sequence ATGATCGTTCATTTTAAAGATAGTCAATTATTTTATGAAACGTATGGAGAGGGACATCCTATTCTTATTTTACATGCTATGGGAACAGATCATCGCTCCATGACAGCCTGGATCGAGCCTATTTTTCACAATATGAAAGGCTTTCAGCGAATTTATATAGACATTCCAGCTCACGGGAAAAGTAAGATTGGGAAAAGTCTAAAGTCTACTCAAGATTTCTTAGATATAATTCTTTCTTTTATAGAGACTGAGTTAAAAGTTCACACATTTTCGTTAGTAGGTCATTCTTATGGAGGGTATTTAGCTCAAGGAATTTTTAGTAGAAAAAGAGATTCCGTAAAGAGCTTGTGTTTACTTGCACCTGCCATCCATAAAAAAGAAAGAACCTTACCAATAAAAGTGGTAAGAGAAGTAGATGAGGATGTATTGAAAACAATAGATCCCGAGGTTAGAGGTGCTATTAACACTTTACTTGTTTATCAAACAAAGGAAAATATTGAATCCTTTCTCCGTACAATTCAGCCAGGTCGTTTATTAGCAGATCGCGAGTTTCTTTTGTCTAATTGGAGGGAAGAGGGGTATTACTTGAAGAATGACCCGTTTAGCGACATGAACAATTTACATACTCCTACACTTTTTATTTTAGGGAAACAGGATTCTATTTGCGGTTATCGTGATTATCTTCCTTTTCTGGATATGTTTTCTAATCTTTCCTTTTCAGTCCTTGATCAGGCGGGTCACTTGATGACGATTGAAAAAAGAGCGGTCGTTCAGAGTTTATTTAAAGACTGGTTACTATCTAGTAAACTAAAAAAAGAGATATCCGAATGA
- a CDS encoding EAL domain-containing protein, translating into MLKIGRLPTTTLFVSAFIYFTWKIFIHDPLLESLGLTFVQIIVGILSLIWLIKAYKSMSKKSKYFWLLLGIGVILTILSNTLWFKHQLFESTTLFPDNSYFIWLLAYMFYLSALIYKVREFSLIASTSSYIFNIVVFMISATAVSAHYLIRPNILKSESFIMIITNIAYPIISLSILFVITILYYLIQQVKQEENMFLYLIIGFFLQVIADSYYAYQATMETYQPGGLSDFLWMVSILLIGIGGYYAKNNRAETRLHIMNPFDTRERIFPYFSVIVLIVLVTHSYEWKLNLLSLGLVIVMNLIIARQLRVLTKNKKLVEEYKFLAYHDPLTGLNNRASFQEDLSERLNHATNKSMAVLLLDLDRFKVINDTLGHYRGDHVLIKTAERLSDALDDSAQIYRLGGDEFVIIVSEGLEEQCSMIAHRILNEFTQPFRIDEHEIIVTPSIGISRYPDHGDNGEDLLKNADAAMYLAKENGKNNFKFYNTELEKINTRKMKIENELRCAIEKNHFSLSYQPKVDLETNKINGMEALLRWNHPELGIISPVEFIPIAEETGQIISIGEWVLKTACKQSKAWQEKGYPSLCVSINVSVRQLKNKDFVEIVSQALQESRLEPQFLELEITESIMQEINVSIHILNRLRKLGIKISIDDFGTGYSSLHVLQQLPIDTIKIDKSFIKNPDDHNQQMMIKTIIDLGNNMNLNVVAEGIEKENQVRILLENGCKIGQGYLFSQAVNSIEFEKKFLEKIS; encoded by the coding sequence ATGCTAAAGATTGGTCGACTACCTACAACCACACTTTTTGTATCCGCTTTCATTTATTTCACTTGGAAGATCTTTATACATGATCCTTTACTAGAATCTTTAGGACTTACTTTCGTTCAAATCATTGTTGGAATTCTTAGCTTGATTTGGCTCATAAAAGCTTATAAAAGTATGAGTAAGAAAAGTAAATACTTTTGGCTTTTATTAGGAATCGGTGTCATTCTGACAATACTATCAAATACTTTATGGTTTAAGCACCAATTGTTTGAAAGTACAACCCTGTTTCCTGATAACTCTTATTTCATTTGGCTTTTAGCTTATATGTTCTATTTATCGGCCTTGATTTATAAAGTAAGAGAATTTAGTCTTATTGCATCAACTAGCTCCTACATATTTAATATCGTTGTTTTTATGATATCAGCTACAGCCGTTAGTGCACATTATTTAATAAGACCGAATATCTTAAAATCGGAATCTTTTATCATGATTATCACAAATATTGCCTATCCTATTATAAGTTTAAGTATATTATTTGTTATAACGATTCTTTACTATTTAATTCAACAAGTTAAACAAGAAGAGAATATGTTTTTATATCTTATTATTGGGTTCTTTTTGCAAGTAATAGCTGATTCTTATTACGCATATCAAGCGACGATGGAAACGTATCAGCCTGGAGGTTTGTCGGATTTTCTATGGATGGTGTCAATCTTATTGATAGGAATTGGAGGCTATTACGCTAAGAATAATAGGGCCGAAACAAGATTGCACATTATGAATCCATTCGATACTAGAGAAAGAATTTTTCCATACTTTAGTGTAATCGTTCTGATTGTTTTAGTTACACATAGTTATGAATGGAAACTAAATCTTCTTAGTTTAGGTTTGGTCATTGTTATGAACTTGATTATAGCTCGCCAACTTAGAGTTTTAACTAAAAATAAAAAGCTTGTGGAAGAGTATAAATTTTTGGCTTATCATGATCCATTGACTGGTTTAAATAATCGAGCTAGCTTTCAAGAGGATTTAAGTGAAAGATTGAATCATGCTACTAATAAAAGCATGGCTGTCTTATTATTAGACCTTGATCGATTTAAAGTAATAAATGATACACTAGGACATTATCGCGGAGATCACGTTTTGATAAAAACAGCAGAACGACTTAGCGACGCTTTAGATGATTCTGCTCAAATTTATAGACTAGGCGGAGACGAGTTTGTCATCATCGTTTCTGAAGGTTTAGAAGAACAATGTTCAATGATAGCCCATAGGATATTAAATGAATTTACGCAGCCATTTCGAATAGATGAACATGAAATTATCGTCACACCAAGTATAGGGATTAGTAGATATCCTGATCATGGAGATAATGGTGAGGACCTTCTTAAAAATGCTGATGCTGCCATGTATCTAGCGAAGGAAAATGGGAAAAACAACTTTAAATTTTATAACACGGAACTAGAAAAAATAAATACTAGAAAAATGAAAATAGAAAATGAACTGCGATGTGCTATCGAAAAAAATCACTTTTCTCTTTCTTATCAGCCAAAGGTAGATTTAGAGACTAATAAGATCAATGGCATGGAAGCGTTGCTGCGTTGGAATCACCCTGAATTAGGTATAATTTCGCCTGTTGAATTTATTCCCATTGCGGAAGAAACAGGACAAATTATCTCTATTGGAGAATGGGTGCTAAAGACAGCATGTAAGCAGAGTAAAGCATGGCAGGAAAAAGGCTATCCATCTTTATGTGTTTCAATCAATGTTTCTGTAAGGCAACTTAAAAATAAAGATTTTGTTGAAATTGTCAGTCAAGCTCTACAAGAGTCAAGGCTAGAGCCACAATTTTTAGAATTAGAAATTACAGAAAGCATTATGCAAGAGATAAATGTTAGTATTCATATTTTAAATCGTCTAAGAAAGTTAGGAATTAAAATTTCTATAGATGATTTTGGAACTGGATACTCCTCCTTACATGTGCTTCAGCAGCTACCGATCGATACGATAAAAATTGATAAGTCTTTTATTAAAAATCCAGACGATCATAACCAACAGATGATGATCAAAACCATTATTGATTTGGGAAACAACATGAATTTAAATGTTGTAGCTGAGGGAATAGAGAAGGAAAATCAAGTAAGAATTCTACTTGAAAATGGTTGTAAAATTGGACAAGGCTATCTCTTTTCACAAGCAGTGAATTCAATCGAGTTTGAAAAGAAATTTTTAGAGAAAATATCATAA